The Drechmeria coniospora strain ARSEF 6962 chromosome 02, whole genome shotgun sequence genome has a segment encoding these proteins:
- a CDS encoding Glyoxalase/bleomycin resistance protein/dioxygenase, giving the protein MAESARHKTGEMCWLEIPVHDINRAKKLYADVFGWECQGESMPMPEKVCGIKSMHFFNRGGVHGAFLAMEDGFQQTKHSKQNKEVLPALPTFCVDECNETLETVKKHGGDVQCPKTAIGGDMGHFARFIDTEGNIIGIWSKH; this is encoded by the exons ATGGCTGAGAGCGCG CGACACAAGACGGGCGAGATGTGCTGGCTCGAGATCCCTGTCCACGACATCAACCGTGCCAAGAAGCTCTACGCCGACGTCTTCGGCTGGGAATGCCAGGGCGAGTCCATGCCCATGCCTGAGAAAGTCTGCGGCATCAAGAGCATGCATTTCTTCAACCGAGGAGGCGTTCACGGCGCCTTCCTTGCCATGGAGGACGGCTTCCAGCAGACCAAGCACAGCAAGCAGAACAAGGAGGTTCTCCCCGCGCTGCCGACATTTTGTGTCGACGAATGCAacgagacgctcgagacgGTCAAGAAACACGGCGGTGATGTGCAATG CCCCAAGACGGCCATCGGCGGGGACATGGGCCATTTTGCCCGATTCATCGACACCGAAGGCAACATTATTGGAATTTGGTCCAAGCATTAG
- a CDS encoding histone H1-binding protein: MADSVAETRPAEETVEASEVVAEAVTDTVAEPVVETKTETETQTIGEPSGKSLLEEPAAADSGFATPISRDEDPNSKKVTLADLSAKGTALYAHRSYEEATEIFSRASILQAEINGETAPENAEILFHYGRSLFKVGQSKSDVLGGPAVADKGAAAKGASQNIIKDAIEGAGRSLDEGDEPAGGPAPPAETVPEDEAGAGKKAEAKEGAVDAKKPLFQFSGDENFDEPDDDDDDAPEGQEEDDDDLATAFEILDLARVCYLKQLEKLTPEQGTAEDDAAPDPEPSSVRHIKERLADTHDCLAEISLENERYPAAIEDGRVSLKYKMELYPEESEIVAEAHYKLSLALEFASVTVSDEEGKNAKREAVDQQLRDEAVEEMELAIKSFKLKMQGKEVDLATMASPEDNDLARQAISEMKEVVADMEQRNQLVDLRKDHIDASKLLGASEANALGGILGAALGESAAETLARVQEATKTATDLTGLIRKKNPADSVSTSTNGKRKAEDDVMPAGGESPKKARVDDDGAPQE, from the exons ATGGCGGACTCAGTAGCAGAGACGCGACCTGCCGAGGAGACCGTGGAAGCATccgaggtcgtcgccgaggccgtaaccgacaccgtcgccgagcctGTCGTCGAGACCAAGACCGAGACCGAGACCCAGACGATCGGTGAGCCCAGCGGCAAGTCGTTGCTGGAAgagcctgccgccgccgacagcgGATTCGCCACACCCATCTCGCGCGACGAGGACCCCAATTCCAAAAAGGtcaccctcgccgacctgAGCGCCAAGGGCACCGCCCTCTACGCCCACCGGAGCTACGAGGAGGCGACCGAAATCTTCTCTAGGGCCAGCATCTTGCAGGCCGAGATCAACGGCGAGACGGCCCCCGAAAACGCCGAGATCCTCTTCCACTACGGTCGCAGCCTCTTCAAGGTCGGCCAGAGCAAGAGTGACGTCCTCGGCGgtcccgccgtcgccgacaagggTGCTGCCGCCAAGGGTGCGAGCCAGAACATCATCAAGGACGCCATCGAGGGTGCCGGGAGGAGCCtggacgagggagacgagcCCGCCGGAGGCCCGGCCCCCCCAGCCGAGACGGTGccggaggacgaggccggtgccggaaagaaggccgaggccaaggagggcGCTGTCGATGCGAAGAAGCCTCTCTTCCAATTCTCCGGTGACGAGAACTTTGACGAacccgacgatgacgacgacgacgcgcccgaggggcaggaggaggatgacgacgatcTGGCGACGGCGTTTGAGATCCTCGACCTCGCTCGCGTCTGCTACCTCAAGCAGCTTGAGAAGCTGACGCCCGAGCAAGGGAcagccgaggatgacgccgCCCCCGACCCCGAACCGTCCTCGGTCCGACACATCAAGGAGCGTCTCGCCGACACCCACGACTGCCTCGCCGAAATCTCGCTCGAGAATGAGCGCTACCCGGCCGCGATAGAAGACGGTCGCGTCTCGCTCAAGTACAAGATGGAGCTCTACCCGGAGGAGTCGGAAATTGTCGCCGAGGCTCACTACAAGctctcgctcgccctcgagttcgcctccgtcaccgtctccgacgaggaaggcAAGAATGCCAagcgcgaggccgtcgaccagCAACTCCgtgacgaggccgtcgaggagatggagCTCGCCATCAAGAGCTTCAAGCTCAAGATGCAGGGCAAGGAGGTCGACCTCGCCACCATGGCCTCGCCCGAGGACAACGACCTCGCCCGCCAGGCCATCTCCGAGATGAAggaggtcgtcgccgacatggaGCAGCGC AACCAGCTTGTCGACCTGCGCAAGGACCACATCGACGCCAGcaagctcctcggcgcctcCGAAGCCAACGCCCTCGgtggcatcctcggcgccgccctggGCGAGTCTGCCGCAGAGACGCTCGCACGCGTCCAGGAGGCGACCAAGACGGCCACCGATCTCACCGGTCTCATTCGCAAGAAGAATCCCGCCGACTCCGTTTCCACCTCGACCAACGGCAAGCGGAAAGCGGAAGACGACGTGATGCCCGCCGGGGGCGAGTCGCCCAAGAAGGCTAGggttgacgacgatggcgcgcCGCAAGAGTGA
- a CDS encoding putative U3 snoRNP protein, giving the protein MASSNTETSAHVGVPSLLDALQPANRHVFLQPSSAIPAESLRLVKDTLDAFATQVGEEQERILKESRKRKRCGENLSQAGDVLKLRKVYTDGFETDQVWQQAKKIIGCVLRFSEAALDDLQERQEVAAAADGSDDDESASRSLELGSELAGEEDSDEGDELGTAFSDEEEEGDDIEGENADQDDELELGEEEEEEEEEEEGEGDEEEEGDEQEYVEDPNGLNDGFFSIDDFNKQSQWFESQDAKGDPTTDQASDDEEIDWGADPMAPPKPGAKSKKSSAEDEPPEEEDEEDEEDGPTFGDMALDAPEGESEDESMDDVEDDAGDFNANEVYYKDFFAPPPRNGNGKKARRPAKVKKAEQPSEEDVERAMADVKRDLFDDESENEDSDDAQSDLSAGDPRSRRSAHERRQAKLAEEIRQLEAASVAKREWTLSGEAAAADRPMNSLLEEDLDFEHVGKPVPVITPEVSEGIEELIKRRILAQEFDEVLRRRPDTEGVPAGTRRGMIELDDSKPSKGLAEVYEEEHVKNANPDSYVSQSDEKLQREEKEVESMWRAVCARLDALSSWHYKPKPVAPSLSVVADVATVAIEDAQPSTAQGVAGESSRMAPQEIYKAGAESTAKGEIVTRAGLPLARQELSREERTRRRRRHKERVRKAGGSTTPAAAANAAGSKAAAGKGSSRATSQRETMAELRKGGVKVINRKGEITDVDGNKAKATQAVSSGSYKL; this is encoded by the coding sequence ATGGCGTCCTCAAACACCGAGACGAGCGCCCACGTGGGTGTGCCCTCACTGCTGGATGCCCTGCAACCGGCCAACCGACATGTCTTTCTGCAACCTAGCTCGGCGATACCGGCGGAGTCGTTGAGGCTGGTCAAGGATACGCTGGATGCCTTTGCGACGCAGGTTGGCGAGGAACAGGAGCGAATACTCAAGGAGAGCCGAAAGAGGAAGCGATGCGGGGAGAATCTGAGCCAGGCCGGAGATGTATTGAAGCTGAGAAAGGTGTACACCGACGGCTTCGAGACGGACCAAGTATGGCAGCAGGCCAAGAAAATTATCGGATGCGTCTTGCGTTTCTCGGAAGCCGCATTGGACGACCTGCAGGAGAGGCAGGaagttgctgctgctgccgatgGATCCGATGACGATGAGTCTGCGTCCCGCAGTCTCGAGCTTGGATCCGAGCTCGCAGGAGAAGAGGACTCGGACGAAGGAGACGAACTAGGGACCGCCTTttccgacgaggaggaggagggtgaTGACATCGAGGGCGAAAACGCAGACCAAGATGACGAGTTGGAGCTaggagaagaggaggaggaagaggaagaggaagaggagggggagggggatgaagaggaggagggggatgAACAAGAGTATGTCGAAGACCCCAACGGCCTAAACGATGGTTTCTTCTCCATCGACGACTTCAACAAACAATCACAATGGTTCGAAAGCCAAGACGCAAAGGGAGATCCCACCACCGACCAGGCtagcgacgacgaagagatTGACTGGGGCGCCGATCCAATGGCTCCTCCGAAACCAGGCGCCAAGTCCAAGAAGTCTTCTGCCGAAGACGAGCCTCCGGAAGAGGAGgatgaagaggacgaggaggatggaccTACCTTTGGCGACATGGCGCTCGATGCGCCTGAAGGAGAAAGCGAGGACGAGTCCATGGACGATGTCGAAGACGATGCCGGAGACTTCAACGCCAATGAAGTATACTACAAGGACTTCtttgcgccgccgccgagaaaTGGCAATGGCAAGAAGGCAAGAAGACCTGCCAAGGTCAAGAAAGCGGAGCAGCCTTCGGAGGAAGATGTCGAGcgggccatggccgacgtgAAGCGCGATCtgttcgacgacgagtcggaaAATGAAGATTCGGACGATGCGCAGTCGGACCTCTCCGCGGGTGACCCCCGTTCGCGACGCTCAGCACACGAGCGTCGTCAGGCCAAGCTGGCCGAGGAAATCCGCCAACTCGAGGCGGCATCCGTCGCCAAGCGCGAGTGGACGCTGtccggcgaggcggcggcggcggaccggCCGATGAACTCTCTCCTGGAGGAAGATCTCGACTTTGAGCACGTCGGCAAGCCGGTGCCGGTGATTACACCGGAGGTAAGCGAGGGCATCGAAGAGCTCATCAAACGCCGCATCCTCGCCCAGGAATTTGACGAGGtcctccgccgacggcccgaTACCGAGGGCGTACCGGCAGGCACTCGACGAGGCATGATCGAGCTCGACGATAGCAAGCCTAGCAAGGGCCTTGCCGAGGTGTACGAGGAAGAGCACGTGAAGAACGCGAATCCGGATTCGTACGTCAGCCAGTCGGACGAGAAGTTGCAAcgggaggagaaggaggtgGAGAGCATGTGGCGAGCCGTCTGCGCGCGCCTCGACGCGCTGTCGAGCTGGCACTACAAGCCCAAGCCTGTGGCGCCGTCGCTGTCGgtcgtggccgacgtcgccaccgtcgccatcgaggacgcgcagccgtcgacggctcagggcgtcgccggcgaaaGCAGCCGGATGGCTCCCCAGGAGATCTACAAAGCCGgggccgagtcgacggccaagggcgaGATCGTCACCCGTGCCGGCCTTCCCCTCGCTCGACAGGAGCTTTCGCGAGAGGAGCGtacccgccgtcgccgtcgtcacaaGGAGCGAGTGCGCAAGGCTGGCGGCTCAACGACCCCAGCCGCCGCTGCCAATGCCGCCGGCTCGAAAGCGGCCGCCGGGAAGGGTAGCTCAAGGGCAACATCGCAGCGCGAGACTATGGCGGAACTCAGGAAGGGCGGTGTCAAGGTCATCAACCGCAAGGGCGAAAtcaccgacgtcgacgggaacaaggccaaggcgacgCAGGCGGTGTCGAGTGGCAGCTACAAGCTATAG